A stretch of DNA from Montipora capricornis isolate CH-2021 chromosome 1, ASM3666992v2, whole genome shotgun sequence:
TGTATCTTTTGTGAGGGAAAGCATTGGGGAGACGCATGCGAAGTCGTTAACACAATAGAAGCAAGAAGGCAGttcttccaagaaaagaaattgtGTTTCAACTGTGGCCGCGCAGGACACTGGGGGAAACAATGTCGAAGCCGAGGATGTTTTAAGTGCAAGTCAAAGCATCATACAAGTCTCTGTGACAAGGATAAGAATAGACCACCCGGTGACAACGGAACTGTGTCAACAAGCTATTCTCCTTCAGCCGATAAATGGTCATTACCAGCCATAATACCTGTAAAGATAAAAAGAGAAACATTCTGGGCATACCTAGACACTGGATCTGGGAGGAATTTCATTACAAGCGAAGCGGCCGAAAGGTTAAACCTTAAAGCGGAGCGTCACGAGGTACGAGAGATTCTCACCGTAAACGGCTCAAAGAGACAATCTATGCCTATCTTTAACATCTCAATTGAGTCGCTGGATGGAAAAGCAAGTGAGAAGATTCAAGTAACTGGGGCAAAGTTGCGAGACTTCACAACCGTACGAAGACCGGATATAAACAAGTTAAAGAAGCAGTACGAGCACACCAAAGACAAGAGGTTCTACAAACAGATTGGAGACGAGTATCCTATACTTGTGATTTTAGGAGACAGTACCTATTGTCGAATGAGAACCGAAGAAGTACATAAGGGACAGCCGGGAGAGCCAATTGTGGAAGGAACGACCTTTGACTGGGTAATCCATGGTGGAAACGACTCAAACAGCCAGAGCTTCTTCAGCAGAGATACAAGCGACTATGAGCGACTATACAACCCGGACGTTTTGGGGGTCAGAGACAGAGGTGAGGATGACGAGCTTGATGTCTACCCGGAGTTCAAAGAGAACATAGTAAGGAAGCACGACGGAAGGTACGAGGTAAACATTCCTTGGATACCGGGAGCAGAGCTAGCTGGAACCAATGAAGAACAAAGTCGGAGACGCTTACAGAACATGAATATGAAACTAAGACAAAAGGAACAGTTAAAGGATGAATACACACATAATTGAAGAACAGCTAGAAGAAGGGATAGTCGAAAGAATCCCAAGCGAACCAACGGGCAAACGAGTATTCTATTTGCCACATAAGGCTGTCGTTCGAACAGAAGCTGTCACAACGAAAGTCAGAATGGTGTTTGATACCAGTGCCAAACCTCATCCTCTAGCTGCAAGCATGAACGAATGCATGTACACTGGCCCATCCCTCCAACCCCTTCTGCGGGACATAATGATTAGATCAAGGATGTCTGAGAACCTACTGCTAGGAGATATCAAGAAAGCATTCCTACAAATCGGAATAAAGGAGGAAGACAGGGACGCTTTCCGGTTTCTTTTCACCCTACACGGAAAAGAGGAGCATCTGCGATTTGCAAGGGTACCATTTGGTGCAGAAGCCAGTCCCTTCATTTTAGGAGCCACTCTGAGATACCACATTGATCAACAGCCGGAAGATTTTGCGGAGACAGCAGAAGAGTTGAGGACTAACACTTACGTAGACAACCCTATGAAGACAGGAGGACAGGTTGAGGAAATGAGGAAGTTTAAAGAAGAGACCCCTTACATACTCGATGATGCAAAGTTCAAAGTGCACAAGTGGGAGTCAAACACAAAAGAGTTGGAAGATCAGAATATGACAAACCCCAGCAAAATACTAGGACAGGTTTGGGACAAGGAAGACGACACCTTAGAAATCAAGATTCCACCATTCAGTGACGATACGCCAGTCACAAAGAAAACCATCCTTAGTCACCTTGGAAAAGTGTATGATCCGCTAGGCATCCTATCCCCAACGATGGCTCAAGGAAAACACATCTACAGAGAGGCTTGTGATGAGAAATTGGGATGGAATGCGGTGGTGTCTGAGAAGCTAGCGAAAGCCTGGTTGAAGTGGATAGCTCAACTTCGAAGTGTAAAGGTCCCTTGAAGCCTTGTTAGACAGTGTAATGAACTCAAATCTATTGATCTCCACCTTTTTGCCGACGCAAGCAGCCTGGCCTGTTCTGCAACACCGATAGCCCTAGTTAAGCAAGATACTGGCACAGTGCAAGGACTACTGACCTCGAAGTCAAGAATCTCCAAGAGAAACACTACGATGCCCAGACTAGAACTGGTGGCAGGACACATGGCAGCAAACATGGCCAATAACGTGCAACAAGCTCTAACTAGGTGGCCCGTTGCTTTCATCAACATATGGATGGACAGTACAGTGGCACTCTATTGGCTGATGAATCCTGGAAGAAATTGGAAGGTGTTTGTGGCAAATCGAGTCCGGAAGATCGCAACAATAACAGAGAAGCTCAATATTTCTTGGAAATATTGCCCAACAGACAAGAAcatagttaactgaatagaatgtagtgtgaagtgctagatttcaatcccatatgaaccatgtgagcgttagccctacggatggaaatgggcccacacaaggacagagaaaaactctgaccagggtgggaattgaacccacgaccttcgggttagatctccgccgctctaccgactgagctacaaggtcagacgggagcaggccgtgggaagtgaagatgcgGCGGAGAtctagcccgaaggtcgtgggttcaattcccaccctggtcagagtttttctctgtccttgtgtggg
This window harbors:
- the LOC138055915 gene encoding uncharacterized protein, which translates into the protein MFITQVHNKSISPEEKFGYLLEMVNPNVRAKIANLKPGEIGYKIAWERLKSEYGQSKLVVNAHVEEIVNLPVIKGSNYLKIQEFYDSVSRNYDALLTMGEADMLRGFVMSTLNKIPQVRPDIVQPDENWEDWDMEALINNLRQWLKRHKVDDASGDSGVTRPKREKHWYKKEKGDPDCIFCEGKHWGDACEVVNTIEARRQFFQEKKLCFNCGRAGHWGKQCRSRGCFKCKSKHHTSLCDKDKNRPPGDNGTVSTSYSPSADKWSLPAIIPVKIKRETFWAYLDTGSGRNFITSEAAERLNLKAERHEVREILTVNGSKRQSMPIFNISIESLDGKASEKIQVTGAKLRDFTTVRRPDINKLKKQYEHTKDKRFYKQIGDEYPILVILGDSTYCRMRTEEVHKGQPGEPIVEGTTFDWVIHGGNDSNSQSFFSRDTSDYERLYNPDVLGVRDRGEDDELDVYPEFKENIVRKHDGRYEVNIPWIPGAELAGTNEEQSRRRLQNMNMKLRQKEQLKDEYTHN
- the LOC138055923 gene encoding uncharacterized protein, which translates into the protein MVFDTSAKPHPLAASMNECMYTGPSLQPLLRDIMIRSRMSENLLLGDIKKAFLQIGIKEEDRDAFRFLFTLHGKEEHLRFARVPFGAEASPFILGATLRYHIDQQPEDFAETAEELRTNTYVDNPMKTGGQVEEMRKFKEETPYILDDAKFKVHKWESNTKELEDQNMTNPSKILGQVWDKEDDTLEIKIPPFSDDTPVTKKTILSHLGKVYDPLGILSPTMAQGKHIYREACDEKLGWNAVVSEKLAKAWLKWIAQLRSVKVP